A window of Vicinamibacteria bacterium contains these coding sequences:
- a CDS encoding carboxypeptidase regulatory-like domain-containing protein, which translates to MFEPRRRFRHRTIASALAILLLGPLSVAWAQVATGNVFGTVMDEQGAVLPGVNVTLSGDFGTRTTTTGSNGEFRFLSLDNGSYKLTVALTGFTKLTRGVRVTTAENINLSFTLKLASVEETVQVIGETPLVDVRKRGTSTTMISDELERTPNARDPWGVLKSVPGVMVDRVNIAGNSNGQQAEAGGHGSVGEDKMWNLDGVVITDMSALGASPSYFDFDAFQEIAITTGGADLNVQTGGLGINLVTKRGTNRFHGGGRFLYAGNSLQSSNLPSALAHDPRLKNPDGTFRDNADHIDSIKDFGADLGGPLIKDKLWFYGTWGRQQVNVIGLNGNPDQTRLTSYNGKLNWQATGNTMVSAFWFDGAKEKFGRSPGVGSVTGLNETPDYLWNQGNLYVDNPFHGFWKLQVDETLSPNFFVSAKAAYYNTGFGLIAAGGPDKSFTYDYSSGNLIGSNATITQTRPQKTVNADGSYFFRGLSGNHELKFGFGYRQVTSTTQTHYNGNGISGTYDPAHGNVLANVHRDGLTNYEGRYLDLYVGDVFTKNRFSMNVGLRFDHQEAKNDGSQIPGNPSLPNVLPALTYPGDSTYTINWKDWSPRVGLSYAFDSQQKTVARLSYARYAEQLSFGNVKLSNPVAAGALVYGWNDLNGDHFVQPNEVLLDQFQFSYGGVNPSNPTAASTPQKVDRNYQADHSQEIIAGLDHELMANFAVGVAYVWRKNTDFSYQPRLSGPCSDPTNPTIATCPIIQPNQYVAVAPVTAGGYTVQAFAPPGALVLAGNGGRILTNQPGYTQNFNGVDLTLTKRLSNKWMGRVAMTYNLFKQNYDTSTTPVNGAYGPAGTGNAFTAPQGNPTPTDHNSLTNDLVATQSAGSGPQTYYTSPTWQLYANALVQLPWDFELGGAVFGRQGQIEPLYINMRAGADGLLHVLVTPTVDAVRYDNVWDLDLRLAKNVKFGSTAVTLSAEAFNIFNKNTVLQVNRQVNISTFGRINEIMSPRIVRFGARLSF; encoded by the coding sequence ATGTTCGAACCAAGACGCCGCTTTCGGCACCGCACAATCGCTTCAGCCTTGGCCATCCTCCTGCTTGGCCCTTTGTCGGTGGCATGGGCGCAAGTCGCCACCGGAAACGTCTTCGGCACGGTGATGGACGAGCAGGGTGCCGTCCTGCCCGGGGTGAATGTCACCCTGTCCGGGGACTTTGGTACGAGAACCACCACGACCGGCAGCAACGGCGAGTTTCGCTTCCTCTCCTTGGACAACGGCTCGTATAAGCTCACCGTCGCCCTCACCGGTTTCACCAAACTGACGCGCGGGGTCAGGGTGACAACGGCTGAGAACATCAACCTTTCCTTCACGCTGAAGTTGGCCTCGGTCGAGGAGACCGTCCAGGTCATTGGGGAGACGCCGCTGGTCGACGTCAGGAAGCGCGGCACGTCCACAACGATGATCTCGGACGAGTTGGAGAGGACGCCAAATGCCCGTGACCCTTGGGGGGTCCTGAAGAGCGTCCCGGGCGTCATGGTCGACCGCGTCAACATCGCCGGCAACTCGAACGGCCAACAGGCGGAGGCCGGCGGTCACGGCTCCGTGGGTGAAGACAAGATGTGGAACCTCGACGGCGTCGTGATCACCGACATGAGCGCGCTCGGCGCCTCGCCCTCCTATTTCGACTTCGACGCCTTCCAGGAGATCGCCATCACTACCGGCGGTGCCGATCTCAACGTACAGACGGGGGGCCTCGGCATCAACCTCGTGACCAAGCGCGGCACCAACAGGTTTCACGGTGGCGGGCGTTTCCTCTATGCGGGCAACAGCTTGCAGTCCTCCAACCTTCCTAGCGCGCTCGCGCACGACCCGCGCCTGAAAAACCCCGACGGCACCTTCCGCGACAATGCAGACCACATCGACAGCATCAAGGACTTTGGCGCCGACCTGGGTGGCCCGCTCATCAAGGATAAGCTGTGGTTCTACGGCACCTGGGGACGCCAACAGGTGAACGTCATCGGCCTCAACGGCAACCCCGACCAGACCCGGCTCACTTCCTACAACGGGAAGCTGAATTGGCAGGCCACGGGCAACACGATGGTCTCCGCCTTCTGGTTCGACGGGGCGAAGGAGAAGTTCGGCCGCTCACCGGGAGTCGGCAGCGTGACGGGCCTCAACGAGACTCCCGATTACCTGTGGAACCAGGGCAACCTGTACGTGGACAACCCGTTCCACGGATTTTGGAAGCTGCAGGTTGACGAGACCCTCTCTCCCAACTTCTTCGTATCCGCCAAGGCCGCCTACTACAACACCGGTTTCGGCCTGATCGCCGCCGGGGGCCCGGACAAGAGCTTCACCTACGACTACTCGAGCGGCAATTTGATCGGTAGCAACGCCACCATCACCCAGACGCGCCCGCAGAAGACCGTCAACGCCGACGGCAGCTACTTCTTCCGGGGCCTGAGCGGCAACCACGAGTTGAAGTTTGGGTTCGGCTACCGCCAAGTCACGTCCACGACCCAGACCCACTACAACGGCAACGGGATCAGCGGCACGTACGACCCCGCGCACGGCAATGTCCTCGCCAACGTGCATCGCGACGGGCTGACCAACTACGAGGGCCGTTACCTCGACCTCTATGTGGGAGACGTCTTCACCAAGAACCGCTTCTCCATGAACGTGGGCTTGCGCTTCGACCATCAGGAGGCTAAGAACGACGGCAGCCAGATCCCCGGCAACCCGAGCCTCCCCAATGTCCTGCCGGCCCTCACGTACCCCGGTGACAGCACGTACACCATCAACTGGAAGGATTGGTCGCCGCGCGTGGGTCTGAGCTATGCTTTCGACTCCCAGCAGAAGACCGTGGCGCGGCTGTCTTACGCCCGCTATGCCGAGCAACTCTCGTTCGGCAACGTGAAGCTCTCGAACCCGGTGGCCGCCGGTGCCTTGGTCTATGGTTGGAACGACCTCAATGGCGACCACTTCGTGCAGCCCAACGAGGTCCTGCTCGACCAATTCCAGTTCAGCTATGGTGGGGTCAACCCGTCTAACCCGACGGCGGCCTCCACTCCGCAAAAGGTCGACCGAAACTACCAGGCCGACCACTCCCAGGAGATCATCGCCGGTTTGGACCACGAGCTGATGGCCAACTTCGCGGTGGGCGTGGCCTACGTCTGGCGCAAGAACACTGACTTCTCATACCAACCGCGCCTGTCCGGTCCCTGCAGCGATCCCACGAACCCGACCATAGCCACGTGCCCGATCATCCAACCGAACCAGTATGTCGCGGTGGCGCCGGTGACCGCGGGCGGCTACACCGTTCAAGCGTTCGCACCGCCGGGAGCCCTCGTCTTGGCTGGTAACGGCGGTCGCATCCTGACTAACCAGCCCGGCTACACACAGAATTTCAATGGTGTCGACCTGACCCTGACCAAGCGCCTGTCGAACAAATGGATGGGGCGAGTGGCGATGACCTACAACCTGTTCAAGCAGAACTACGACACCAGCACTACCCCGGTCAACGGCGCGTACGGCCCAGCCGGCACCGGAAACGCCTTCACGGCTCCCCAGGGCAACCCCACGCCAACCGACCACAACTCCCTGACCAACGACCTAGTGGCGACCCAGTCGGCGGGGTCGGGCCCGCAGACGTACTACACGAGCCCGACATGGCAGTTGTACGCGAATGCGCTCGTTCAGCTCCCGTGGGACTTTGAGCTAGGCGGCGCGGTTTTCGGCCGGCAAGGCCAGATAGAGCCGCTATACATCAACATGCGGGCAGGTGCGGACGGGCTCCTTCATGTCCTGGTCACGCCCACCGTCGACGCGGTCCGGTACGACAACGTGTGGGACCTCGACTTGCGGCTAGCCAAGAACGTCAAGTTCGGCTCGACGGCCGTGACCCTCAGTGCGGAGGCGTTCAACATCTTCAACAAGAACACCGTGCTGCAGGTAAACCGTCAGGTCAACATCTCGACGTTCGGCCGCATCAACGAGATCATGAGCCCGCGCATCGTCCGCTTCGGCGCTCGCCTCAGCTTCTAG
- a CDS encoding helix-turn-helix domain-containing protein yields MSLDRKASAGVHRPGTLRVAMLAYPGIQMLDVMGPLEVFARTSRWLRDDGKRQDDAYSLELVGLKRGVFRASSGLRLYADRRFDEVGRGIDTLMIAGGMGQEIYRGHVPLLRWIRRQAGWVRRLASVCTGAFLLGEAGLLKGRRATTHWRWCAHLASRYPDVRVEPDTIFLREGCIYTSAGVTAGMDLALAMVEEDQGRAVALAVARELVMFLKRPGGQAQFSAQLAVQLAETETLRSLQAYILDHPREDLAVDTLARRVAMSPRNFARVFTREVGTTPARFVTSTRVETARRLLEESAEGVKTICSMSGFATPEAMRRAFMRTLAIPPRVYRERFNRHQPVGRRSTQPARDTARAELKRHSALEIRHRKLVPTADTATFQRYEWPNAR; encoded by the coding sequence TTGTCGCTCGACCGGAAAGCTTCCGCCGGTGTGCATCGTCCAGGGACGCTGCGGGTCGCCATGCTGGCGTATCCAGGCATTCAGATGTTGGATGTCATGGGGCCTCTCGAGGTGTTCGCGCGGACGTCACGGTGGCTGCGGGACGACGGGAAGCGCCAGGACGACGCCTACAGCCTCGAGCTCGTCGGGCTCAAGCGAGGCGTCTTCCGCGCGTCGTCGGGACTCCGTCTCTACGCCGACCGTCGCTTTGACGAGGTCGGCCGGGGGATCGACACCCTGATGATCGCCGGAGGAATGGGCCAGGAGATCTACCGCGGGCACGTACCGTTGTTGCGTTGGATCAGGCGGCAGGCCGGCTGGGTCAGGCGGCTCGCCTCGGTCTGCACGGGGGCGTTCTTGCTGGGAGAGGCGGGTCTCTTAAAAGGGCGGCGGGCCACGACGCATTGGCGCTGGTGCGCGCACCTGGCCAGCAGGTACCCCGATGTTCGCGTTGAGCCGGACACGATCTTTCTGCGGGAAGGATGCATCTACACTTCGGCTGGCGTCACCGCGGGTATGGATCTCGCGCTGGCGATGGTGGAGGAGGACCAAGGGCGTGCAGTCGCGCTGGCGGTCGCCCGCGAACTCGTCATGTTCCTGAAGCGTCCGGGCGGCCAGGCGCAGTTCAGTGCGCAGCTTGCCGTGCAGCTCGCGGAGACTGAGACACTGCGGAGCCTCCAGGCGTACATCCTCGATCACCCGCGCGAGGATCTAGCGGTCGACACGCTGGCTCGCCGCGTCGCGATGAGCCCGCGCAACTTCGCTCGAGTCTTCACCCGCGAGGTGGGGACGACCCCGGCCCGTTTCGTGACCTCCACCCGCGTCGAGACGGCGAGACGGTTGCTCGAGGAGTCGGCGGAGGGCGTCAAAACGATCTGCTCAATGAGCGGTTTCGCCACACCTGAGGCTATGAGACGGGCCTTCATGCGTACCCTCGCAATCCCGCCGCGCGTGTATCGCGAGCGCTTCAATCGGCATCAGCCTGTTGGACGGCGCTCTACTCAGCCAGCCCGAGATACGGCCCGCGCTGAACTGAAACGTCACTCGGCTTTAGAGATCCGCCACAGGAAGCTGGTCCCGACGGCGGACACAGCCACTTTTCAGAGATACGAATGGCCAAATGCAAGATGA
- a CDS encoding CapA family protein, translating into MSRALLASTASALLCGAVAWAQMEPRPEWTLAATGDSIITRDIRALDDPLFLRWVEVVRAADVAFTNLECQVFRMSEFKGWPAAQHGGGYERGEPEVALSLKWAGFDIVARANNHSGDYGIEGMLATNRTLDEIGLVHAGVDRDLGLASRPKYFETRKGRVAIVSFASTFPDGTRAGAARADASGRPGLNPLRLERTYELDSEGMAAIRRIAPAVGGRESPAKPGAPVEAFGQRFVAGERIRRVERPRDEDLERILRNVRSAARQADFVIVTTHSHERGPTPEAPPPWLEEVAHKVVDAGATTFIVHGPHILRGIEVYKGKPILYSLGDFIFQYETTSPQGQDIYDDFGVRSPTALEGDLYDATGQGDAYSLLPGNAHWWDGAVVLSRFRGHEVQSIVIHPVELGNIGPFISGDGRAQRGTPRIAVGERARSIIEQMAKGSRRYGVEIAFENGLGQWRAAP; encoded by the coding sequence ATGAGCCGCGCCTTGCTCGCATCCACGGCCAGCGCGCTCCTTTGCGGCGCCGTGGCATGGGCCCAGATGGAGCCGCGGCCCGAGTGGACCCTGGCTGCGACGGGCGATTCAATCATTACTCGGGACATCCGAGCCCTCGACGACCCCCTCTTCCTGCGGTGGGTAGAAGTGGTGAGGGCCGCCGACGTGGCCTTCACCAACCTCGAGTGCCAGGTGTTCCGCATGTCCGAGTTCAAGGGATGGCCCGCTGCCCAGCATGGGGGCGGTTACGAGCGCGGTGAGCCGGAGGTCGCCCTGTCCCTCAAGTGGGCGGGCTTCGACATCGTGGCCCGCGCCAACAACCACTCCGGTGACTACGGCATCGAGGGCATGCTGGCCACGAACCGTACCCTCGACGAGATCGGCCTCGTGCACGCGGGGGTCGACCGCGACCTGGGCCTGGCCAGCCGACCAAAGTACTTCGAGACGCGGAAGGGCCGTGTCGCCATCGTGAGCTTCGCGAGCACGTTCCCGGATGGAACGCGGGCGGGCGCGGCTCGGGCGGACGCGTCCGGCCGTCCCGGCCTGAACCCGCTGCGGCTGGAAAGGACGTACGAGCTCGACTCCGAGGGGATGGCGGCCATCCGACGCATCGCGCCCGCAGTCGGGGGACGGGAATCGCCGGCGAAACCCGGTGCGCCGGTGGAGGCATTCGGGCAGCGGTTCGTGGCGGGTGAGAGGATCCGCCGAGTCGAGCGCCCGCGTGATGAGGACTTGGAGCGCATCCTCCGCAACGTGCGCAGTGCGGCGCGGCAGGCGGATTTCGTCATCGTCACCACCCACTCCCACGAGCGGGGACCGACGCCGGAGGCGCCGCCCCCGTGGCTGGAGGAGGTTGCGCACAAGGTCGTGGACGCCGGTGCCACCACGTTCATCGTGCACGGACCGCACATCCTGCGTGGCATCGAGGTCTACAAGGGAAAGCCCATCCTCTACAGCCTCGGCGACTTCATATTCCAGTATGAGACGACTTCCCCCCAGGGGCAGGACATCTACGACGACTTCGGTGTCCGCTCGCCCACGGCTCTCGAGGGCGATCTGTACGATGCCACGGGGCAGGGCGACGCCTACAGCCTGCTGCCGGGCAACGCCCACTGGTGGGACGGTGCGGTGGTGTTGTCCCGCTTCCGGGGGCACGAGGTGCAGTCGATCGTCATCCATCCTGTCGAGCTCGGCAACATCGGGCCGTTCATTTCGGGTGACGGCCGCGCCCAGCGTGGCACACCGCGGATAGCGGTTGGAGAGCGCGCGCGGTCCATCATTGAGCAGATGGCCAAAGGCTCGCGACGTTACGGGGTGGAGATTGCCTTCGAGAATGGGCTGGGGCAATGGCGGGCAGCTCCCTAG
- a CDS encoding glycosyl hydrolase, which produces MIGTADDATPTEATQDLPAAAPWAGRAAAILALLALLPIGSAALDGPETARSPLEKEMARALSFRLVGPYRGGRVVAVAGVPSSPRTFYMGSTGGGVWRTTDGGAAWTNVSDGFFGSASIGALAVALSDPNVVYAGTGETCLRNNISAGDGIYRSDDAGRTWRHAGLPDAGQIGKVRIHPRDPDLVYVAVLGHAFGPSSERGVYRTRDGGRSWQRVLFVTNTAGAVDVSMDPSNPRVLYAATWEVVRKPWTLVSGGPGSGIHKSTDGGDTWTRLQSGLPAGVMGKIGVAVSPADPQRVWALVEAAPGEGGLYRSDDGGASFRLINKDKRLLTRPFYYMHLEPHPTDRDVLFCPAHGRWMLRSADGGQSFSVMPGGGDNHALWMSPRDPAIMILGDDGGARVTFDGGKSWSPQDNQPTAEIYSLALDNGFPWRLYGAQQDSGTISVPSRTSRSGIELRDCYPVGGGEHGDIAVDPRDPNIVYAGNYEGILERYDHRTGQTRRINVYPQYGEGVASRNYRYRFAIIAPVRVSAHDPSILYHASQFVHRSHDEGQSWEIASPDLSRNDKTKQDESGGPITRDHTGPEVYGAIVALEESPLARGILWAGTDDGLVHISRDDGKSWTNVTPRDLPEWGSVNRIEPSHHAPGRAFLAVHRYRLDDFAPYVFRTDDFGRSWVRIADGRNGIPARHFVRVVREDPEHKGLLYAGTEYGLYVSLDDGRTWQRFQLNLPVTAVTDIQIRDRDLAVSTMGRSFWVLDDLTPLHTRAQGALGTEARLLRPRDTLRMAGSSSQESPSERPAQGRNPPSGALVDYVLPGNAVDEVRLEFRDAAGVLVRAVSSKDSRERRPSAQVGLQRFVWDLRQEAPKVPPTSFHAKGLEGPIVPPGVYEARLRVGALERSERFEVRKDPRLATTLDDFREQSALALEIRDRLSRLFAAHGRSQALRTQLKALFEGPSTGSGPPLQAAAKTLSEALLAIEADLIDPRIELPIEVIHFGPKLDFELLDLYGTVEEAEARPTEGMKARFRDLDAALMATLGRFRPLGAQVDGVNRLVRENGLPLPALEEPR; this is translated from the coding sequence GTGATCGGAACCGCCGACGATGCGACCCCAACCGAGGCGACCCAGGACTTGCCCGCTGCTGCGCCGTGGGCGGGCCGGGCCGCCGCCATCCTCGCCCTGCTGGCCCTGCTTCCCATCGGCTCGGCGGCCCTGGACGGACCGGAGACTGCGCGGTCTCCCCTCGAGAAGGAAATGGCCCGGGCCCTCTCTTTCCGATTGGTCGGCCCTTACCGAGGGGGCCGGGTAGTGGCGGTGGCCGGAGTGCCGTCCAGCCCGCGTACCTTTTACATGGGCTCCACCGGCGGCGGCGTCTGGAGGACGACGGACGGCGGCGCGGCCTGGACCAACGTCTCGGACGGCTTCTTCGGGAGCGCGTCCATCGGCGCGCTGGCGGTGGCGTTGTCGGATCCGAACGTCGTCTACGCCGGGACGGGGGAGACTTGCCTCCGGAACAACATCTCGGCGGGAGACGGAATCTATCGCTCCGACGACGCGGGCCGCACGTGGCGGCACGCGGGCCTCCCCGACGCCGGCCAGATCGGCAAGGTCCGGATCCACCCGCGCGACCCTGACCTCGTCTACGTGGCGGTGCTTGGCCACGCGTTCGGTCCGAGCTCCGAGCGCGGTGTTTACCGGACGCGGGACGGCGGCCGGTCCTGGCAGCGCGTCCTGTTCGTGACCAACACGGCCGGAGCGGTGGACGTCAGCATGGACCCGTCAAACCCACGCGTTCTCTACGCCGCGACGTGGGAGGTGGTCCGCAAGCCTTGGACGCTCGTGAGCGGTGGCCCGGGCAGTGGGATCCACAAATCGACGGACGGGGGCGACACTTGGACACGTCTGCAGTCGGGACTGCCCGCCGGGGTCATGGGCAAGATCGGCGTTGCTGTCTCCCCCGCGGACCCGCAGCGGGTGTGGGCTCTTGTGGAGGCAGCGCCCGGCGAGGGGGGCCTCTACCGGTCCGATGATGGCGGGGCGAGCTTCCGGCTGATCAACAAGGACAAACGGCTCCTGACGCGCCCTTTCTACTACATGCATCTCGAGCCCCACCCGACTGACCGCGACGTGCTCTTCTGCCCGGCGCATGGTCGGTGGATGCTGCGGTCCGCGGACGGCGGCCAGTCCTTCTCGGTCATGCCGGGCGGAGGGGACAATCACGCCCTCTGGATGAGCCCTCGCGATCCCGCGATCATGATCCTGGGTGATGACGGCGGAGCCAGGGTGACCTTCGACGGCGGGAAAAGCTGGTCCCCGCAAGACAACCAGCCGACGGCCGAGATCTACAGCCTCGCCCTGGACAACGGCTTTCCTTGGCGGCTCTACGGCGCGCAGCAGGACAGCGGCACGATCTCCGTGCCCAGCCGCACGTCGCGATCCGGCATCGAACTTCGGGACTGCTATCCGGTCGGGGGCGGCGAGCACGGCGACATCGCGGTGGACCCGAGAGACCCAAACATCGTTTACGCCGGCAACTACGAAGGCATCCTGGAGCGCTACGACCACCGGACCGGCCAAACGCGAAGGATCAACGTTTACCCTCAGTACGGCGAGGGTGTGGCGTCCAGGAACTATCGTTACCGCTTCGCGATCATCGCTCCGGTCCGGGTGTCCGCCCACGACCCGAGCATCCTCTATCATGCCTCCCAGTTCGTGCACCGCTCGCACGACGAGGGCCAGAGCTGGGAGATCGCCAGCCCCGACCTTTCGCGCAACGACAAGACGAAGCAGGACGAGTCGGGGGGCCCGATCACACGAGATCACACCGGACCCGAGGTCTACGGAGCGATCGTGGCTCTTGAGGAATCACCCCTGGCGCGCGGAATCCTGTGGGCGGGCACCGACGACGGTCTCGTGCACATTTCGCGCGACGATGGGAAGAGCTGGACGAACGTTACGCCGCGAGACCTGCCAGAGTGGGGCAGCGTCAATCGAATCGAGCCATCGCATCACGCACCGGGCCGTGCCTTCCTGGCCGTCCACCGCTACCGTCTCGACGACTTCGCTCCTTATGTCTTCCGCACCGACGACTTCGGGCGATCCTGGGTCCGGATCGCGGACGGCCGTAATGGTATCCCGGCAAGGCACTTCGTGCGCGTGGTGCGGGAGGATCCCGAGCACAAGGGCCTGCTCTACGCGGGCACAGAGTACGGCCTCTACGTCTCGCTCGACGACGGCCGCACGTGGCAGAGATTCCAGCTGAACCTCCCGGTGACTGCCGTGACCGACATCCAGATCAGGGACCGGGACCTGGCGGTTTCGACTATGGGCCGCTCGTTTTGGGTCTTGGACGACCTCACCCCCCTGCACACACGGGCGCAAGGCGCGCTGGGCACCGAGGCCCGCCTCCTCCGCCCCAGGGACACGCTCCGAATGGCGGGCTCGTCATCGCAAGAGTCGCCGTCGGAGCGGCCGGCGCAGGGACGCAATCCTCCGAGCGGCGCCCTCGTGGATTACGTACTACCCGGAAACGCAGTGGACGAGGTGCGGCTCGAATTCCGGGACGCTGCGGGCGTGCTCGTGCGGGCGGTGTCGTCGAAGGATTCCCGCGAGCGGCGTCCGTCCGCGCAGGTGGGGCTGCAACGCTTCGTATGGGATCTGCGCCAAGAGGCGCCCAAGGTGCCACCCACCTCATTCCATGCGAAGGGCCTCGAGGGCCCCATAGTGCCCCCCGGCGTGTACGAAGCGCGACTCCGTGTAGGGGCCCTCGAGCGGTCGGAGCGATTCGAGGTGAGGAAGGATCCGCGCCTCGCGACCACGCTCGACGACTTCCGTGAGCAGAGCGCGCTCGCCCTCGAGATCCGGGATCGGCTTAGCCGCTTGTTCGCCGCCCATGGACGCTCCCAGGCGCTTCGAACGCAGCTGAAAGCGCTCTTCGAGGGCCCCTCCACCGGTTCCGGACCCCCGTTGCAAGCGGCGGCCAAGACGCTCTCGGAGGCGCTGTTGGCCATCGAGGCCGACCTCATCGACCCTCGGATCGAGCTGCCGATCGAGGTGATCCATTTTGGGCCGAAGCTCGACTTCGAGCTTCTCGATCTCTACGGCACCGTGGAGGAGGCGGAGGCCCGGCCTACGGAAGGGATGAAGGCCCGTTTCCGCGACCTGGACGCGGCGCTCATGGCCACCCTCGGTCGCTTCCGCCCACTCGGCGCCCAAGTCGACGGGGTGAACCGCCTGGTGCGGGAGAACGGGCTTCCTCTCCCGGCCCTCGAGGAGCCGCGATGA
- a CDS encoding amino acid permease, whose protein sequence is MIDAKVTTSLRRELGLLDSTLLAAGVIVGSGIFMTTGVMAVELPSAPLLLLTWAVGGLLTLAGALTISELGAAMPEAGGQYVYLREAYGPLPAFLFGWLTLLVYQPGAIAAVAAGFAAYLGYFVPALGTENVLAAITVSGRSFSLSMGQLVAAAVIVGLTALNVRGVRVGSTVQNVFTFLKLGALAGFVVLGFTMGTGRSASSGPPSATPGAATLAGFGVALVAALWAYDGWINLTFSAGEIKDPARNLPRGLFLSTVIVTVAYLLVNAAYVRALPISEMQGVTRIAEKAATALFGPIGATLIAAAVAISTFGSTHGTILTGARVNYAMAKDHLFFSSAARVHPRFQTPHVSLWWQGCWSALLVLSGTFDQLFTFAMFAAILMYAGATAAVFTLRRKRPEMPRPYRTWGYPWMPLVYLGALLLLAGNTLSERPVESLAGLGLLALGVPVYQYWRRRPERPEDSRVAS, encoded by the coding sequence ATGATCGATGCCAAGGTGACGACTTCGCTCCGCCGCGAGTTGGGTCTCCTGGATTCGACGCTCCTGGCCGCCGGCGTCATCGTCGGCTCTGGGATCTTCATGACCACGGGAGTCATGGCCGTCGAGCTCCCGTCGGCTCCTCTTTTGCTGCTGACTTGGGCGGTGGGAGGGCTCCTCACCCTCGCGGGCGCTCTTACCATCTCCGAGCTGGGAGCGGCCATGCCGGAGGCAGGCGGACAGTATGTCTATTTGCGGGAGGCCTACGGTCCGCTCCCCGCCTTTCTGTTCGGGTGGCTGACCCTTCTCGTCTATCAGCCTGGCGCAATCGCGGCGGTGGCCGCGGGCTTCGCCGCTTACCTTGGCTACTTCGTGCCTGCCCTGGGTACCGAGAACGTCCTCGCTGCGATTACGGTTTCCGGGCGATCGTTTTCCCTCAGCATGGGTCAGCTGGTCGCAGCCGCGGTGATCGTGGGCCTCACAGCGTTGAACGTCCGCGGCGTGCGGGTGGGCAGCACGGTTCAGAACGTCTTCACCTTCCTGAAACTAGGCGCTCTCGCCGGCTTCGTAGTCCTCGGATTCACAATGGGGACTGGCCGGTCGGCGTCGAGCGGGCCGCCGAGCGCGACGCCGGGCGCGGCCACGCTGGCGGGCTTCGGAGTTGCGTTGGTGGCGGCCCTCTGGGCCTATGACGGCTGGATCAACCTCACGTTCTCCGCGGGGGAAATCAAGGACCCGGCACGCAACCTCCCCCGAGGGCTTTTCCTCAGTACCGTAATAGTCACGGTCGCCTATCTGCTCGTCAACGCCGCGTATGTCCGCGCCCTGCCGATCAGCGAGATGCAGGGTGTCACGCGGATCGCGGAGAAGGCGGCCACTGCGCTCTTCGGGCCTATTGGGGCGACCCTGATCGCGGCCGCCGTGGCCATCTCGACCTTCGGCTCCACTCACGGCACGATCCTGACCGGCGCCCGCGTCAACTACGCGATGGCCAAGGACCACCTCTTCTTCTCCTCGGCGGCCAGAGTCCATCCACGCTTCCAAACGCCCCACGTATCGCTCTGGTGGCAGGGCTGCTGGTCTGCGCTCTTGGTTCTCTCCGGGACCTTCGACCAGCTCTTCACCTTTGCGATGTTCGCCGCCATCCTCATGTACGCCGGCGCAACGGCCGCTGTGTTCACCCTCCGTCGCAAGCGACCCGAAATGCCCCGCCCCTACCGGACCTGGGGCTATCCCTGGATGCCTTTGGTGTACCTCGGCGCGCTCTTGCTCTTGGCCGGGAACACGCTGAGCGAGCGACCCGTCGAGTCACTCGCAGGACTGGGGCTACTCGCTCTCGGCGTCCCCGTGTACCAATACTGGCGCCGGCGACCGGAGCGGCCCGAGGATTCGCGGGTTGCGTCCTAG